A single window of Hylaeus volcanicus isolate JK05 chromosome 8, UHH_iyHylVolc1.0_haploid, whole genome shotgun sequence DNA harbors:
- the LOC128881645 gene encoding WD repeat-containing protein 46, whose amino-acid sequence MKPRRDEYRGRPPISKEKLAKHSKGEGIDLKGKTSTIKNKVLKKKLKTKEKVIQRTIQDTARAELLLTEDYGCLEADPGEVTTRFKQKQIADNVDITSAAKHFTLNLEFGPYCIKYTRNGRHLVLGGRKGHVAAIDWVTKKLACEINVMESVHDLAWLHVETMFAVAQKDWVYIYDNQGIEIHCLKQMNKINKLEFLPYHFLLAGASRDGYLSWLDASIGKFICSYNSKVGNIAVMTQNPSNAVLCVGSSKGVVSMWSPNSRDPLAKMLCHTQAITACAVHPYGTYMATSCPARFVKVWDIRQLAGPVHNYQTLSPVQHLSYSQCGQLAMAMGNVVEVYRSSTDEMKSYLRHKADWTVTSMQFCPYEDVLGIGTTRGVSSLLVPGSGEANFDALESNPFQTKSQRREHEVKALLDKIQPELITLDPIAITEVDVPTLKDKIEAKKKLVYLKPKNIDFKPRRTKAKGKGGTAKVIKTKRILKDLSRRETVDILRGADVQPDTKKKNVPQKDYGVLNRFVSKSSQSTSR is encoded by the exons ATGAAGCCCAGAA GAGACGAATATCGTGGACGACCACCTATCAGCAAAGAAAAACTAGCGAAACATAGCAAAGGTGAAGGAATTGATTTAAAAGGAAAGACATcaacgataaaaaataaagtgcTGAAAAAGAAGTTAAAGACGAAGGAGAAGGTTATACAAAGAACGATACAAGACACTGCTCGCGCAGAATTACTTCTGACAGAAGATTATGGTTGTTTGGAAGCTGATCCAGGAGAAGTAACTACTCGTTTTAAGCAAAAACAAATTGCAGACAATGTAGACATAACCAGTGCAGCTAAACACTTTACATTGAATTTAGAATTTGGCCCATACTGTATTAAGTATACCAGAAATGGTAGGCATTTAGTTCTGGGTGGAAGGAAAGGCCATGTAGCTGCTATTGATTGggttacaaaaaaattagcttgtgaaataaatgtaatggaATCTGTGCACGACTTGGCATGGTTGCACGTAGAAACAATGTTTGCAGTTGCCCAGAAAGATTGGGTGTACATATATGACAATCAaggaattgaaattcattgtttaaaacaaatgaataaaatcaataagTTAGAGTTCTTACCttatcattttttacttgCCGGCGCATCAAGAGATGGTTATTTATCTTGGCTTGATGCTTCTATTGGCAAATTTATATGTTCTTACAATTCTAAAGTAGGAAATATAGCGGTAATGACACAAAATCCAAGTAATGCTGTACTATGCGTGGGTAGTTCGAAAGGAGTAGTCTCTATGTGGTCTCCAAATAGCAGAGATCCACTAGCAAAAATGTTATGCCACACGCAAGCGATTACTGCTTGTGCGGTTCATCCATATGGAACTTATATGGCAACTAGTTGTCCAGCTAGGTTTGTAAAGGTATGGGATATCAGACAATTAGCAGGACCAGTGCATAATTATCAGACACTTTCTCCTGTTCAACATTTGTCTTACAGTCAATGCGGTCAGCTTGCAATGGCAATGGGGAATGTAGTAGAGGTTTATCG ATCCTCCACAGATGAAATGAAATCATATCTACGACATAAAGCTGATTGGACTGTAACAAGTATGCAATTTTGTCCATACGAGGATGTCTTGGGTATTGGTACAACAAGAGGAGTTTCCTCTCTTTTAGTACCTGGAAGCGGAGAAGCTAACTTCGATGCGCTCGAGAGCAATCCGTTCCAGACTAAGAGCCAGAGGCGTGAGCATGAAGTGAAGGCTTTGCTAGATAAGATTCAAccagaattaattactttagACCCAATTGCTATAACAGAAGTAGATGTACCTACcttgaaagataaaatagaGGCGAAGAAAAAACTTGTA TACCTTAAACCAAAGAATATAGACTTTAAACCACGCAGAACGAAGGCGAAAGGAAAGGGAGGAACAgcgaaagtaataaaaactaaGAGGATTCTTAAAGACTTAAGTCGAAGG gAAACTGTTGACATTTTACGCGGAGCAGATGTGCAACCGgatacgaagaaaaagaatgtacCGCAAAAAGATTACGGGGTATTAAACAGATTTGTATCAAAATCTAGTCAAAGTACGTCCAGGTAA
- the LOC128881091 gene encoding uncharacterized protein LOC128881091, which yields MVDNNCIIEGNVKFRDGKKWKSRWCVMRKLSPVADCLHLQLYGDSKDRYKQGQTKASLSLQHFLGVESGFTLDKESNTIAIICQDVTVVLAFDTRERLIQWQVKISNNLGEDQQFLILISTVPSKAKLTNGPAHLHIQDRRFCITVGIPPRLVGIWEIAHLRRYGVVEGRFCFEGGSGCGRGEGLHVLITDQGEDIVKMLQLAAEGKLTKKRPISREQMAQDSPRRQFSRSETRASDFFPSTVYSSTYEDQCDSCKNESSPYWSSAESRQQTELDRDYSSRDTISVSELPDQPGDWRSCSLTRQGTTALERCASCISKLGTVSKSSTLATTTGVSSISSPAGTMNNLVGHLQPRTLDRLSLSSYSSSSHDSDYSSSQPQVECHCSQMKSSQPQQTAVQRSSPSPGALPPRPPKPSQNTATKKVKKPPMPLPNEQICVHSRKQQLVARNASAVTVAAGPYENYDVPKTILGHHMLLEQAPQPDQYYDTPRKIKECLALPKPYPNYDTPQTPQAVVLQQCGCPAKLAIQSPRSSGCPCQNMMSWAGFVLPYCRRGAGIEPTGVAVHPVKLSGEGKMPVVNASGEIAIYATAKRVKKTETVEEKAIDDCDCLQENRSNNYENVEPVIDTQPESKQANYANIDFTESLEHYENSKDLLAKSGISQEEIEKFADQIKEEVPEAITEDSSKICQKCGHLKDRENDYLVMDPEKQTPKKPFPGYLPMQPAHNACSREVLSRICSGIKSSSNPALSGSASTDSGKKRSDSEFRVPGSAMLSSPYLRRRYFDGNGTESNGNISLLLRKRSYSAESAHYLDDENHTFPSTLTIHKCSSEADKASLVTGDTHASCVTSETKNGQENVQLSLASPQPSFIKIRRSSSVPSKTGHNRDSSSSNDSGVSTGSLSHRTAEFVEFELSITPSTSTRKQNVLSVYRKSPPPTCYHSSLPRKSKSSDPLRELSFQFQKIKIPTKSSSAEADIPTCLPKGAKGFNSPGEVSSAPYIDSRSTSSGTSDMSDYIETLSLSSHSSSDTPDSLRLGGRAVATTLRPRSGKEYYKIDRSILVEQGRTLTTPSANYANITPVLEKSESPSPGYMSSSPFEQPQPTREHFLFPDEA from the exons ATGGTGGATAACAATTGTATTATCGAGGGAAACGTCAAATTTCGCGACGGCAAAAAA TGGAAATCCAGATGGTGTGTCATGAGGAAGTTGTCACCAGTTGCAG ATTGTCTCCATTTGCAACTTTACGGAGATAGCAAGGATCGATACAAGCAAGGCCAAACGAAAGCTTCGTTAAGCTTGCAACACTTCCTCGGCGTGGAGAGCGGTTTCACTCTCGACAAGGAGTCCAACACGATTGCTATAATATGCCAGGACGTGACCGTCGTCCTGGCCTTCGACACTAGAGAACGGTTGATCCAATGGCAAGTGAAGATATCGAACAATCTAGGCGAAG ACCAACAGTTCCTGATACTGATTTCCACGGTGCCGTCGAAAGCGAAGCTCACGAATGGCCCCGCGCATCTGCACATTCAGGATCGTCGTTTCTGCATCACCGTCGGCATACCACCAAGACTGGTGGGCATCTGGGAGATCGCGCATCTTCGACGCTATGGAGTAGTAGAGGGTAGATTTTGCTTCGAAGGTGGATCGGGATGCGGCCGAGGGGAAGGTCTTCACGTCCTGATCACGGATCAGGGAGAGGATATCGTAAAGATGCTGCAACTAGCGGCGGAAGGGAAGTTGACGAAAAAGCGGCCGATCAGCAGGGAGCAAATGGCTCAAGACAGTCCCCGCCGTCAATTCTCTCGATCCGAAACTAGGGCCAGCGACTTTTTCCCCTCGACTGTGTACTCGTCAACGTATGAGGATCAGTGCGACAGCTGCAAAAACGAGAGTTCACCCTACTGGTCGTCCGCCGAGAGCAGGCAGCAAACCGAGCTCGACAGGGATTACAGCAGCAGAGACACCATCTCTGTCTCGGAGCTGCCCGACCAGCCAGGTGATTGGCGCAGCTGTTCCCTGACCCGTCAAGGCACGACTGCGCTGGAACGTTGCGCTAGCTGTATCAGCAAACTCGGCACCGTGTCGAAATCCTCGACTCTAGCCACGACGACTGGCGTCAGCAGCATAAGCAGTCCCGCAGGCACCATGAACAATCTCGTCGGCCACTTGCAGCCACGCACGTTGGATCGGTTGTCATTGTCCTCGTACAGTAGTAGCAGCCACGATAGCGATTACTCCAGTTCCCAGCCACAGGTAGAGTGTCACTGTTCCCAGATGAAGAGCTCGCAGCCGCAGCAGACGGCCGTTCAGCGCTCGTCGCCGAGTCCCGGCGCACTGCCACCGAGACCTCCAAAACCGTCCCAAAACACTGCCACGAAAAAGGTAAAAAAGCCACCCATGCCACTGCCAAACGAACAAATCTGTGTGCACTCGCGTAAGCAGCAACTGGTCGCGCGCAACGCGTCCGCGGTCACCGTTGCCGCTGGACCGTACGAGAATTACGACGTTCCCAAGACGATCTTAGGTCATCACATGCTGTTGGAGCAGGCTCCCCAACCGGATCAGTATTACGATACGCCAAGGAAAATCAAAGAATGCCTCGCACTGCCAAAACCTTATCCCAACTACGACACACCGCAGACGCCACAGGCTGTGGTTCTGCAGCAATGCGGTTGCCCGGCCAAGCTCGCCATTCAGTCGCCCCGCTCTTCAGGGTGTCCTTGTCAGAACATGATGAGCTGGGCCGGTTTCGTGTTGCCGTACTGCAGACGGGGAGCGGGGATAGAGCCGACCGGAGTAGCCGTTCATCCAGTGAAACTCTCTGGCGAAGGAAAGATGCCGGTGGTGAACGCCAGTGGGGAAATTGCCATTTACGCAACGGCGAAAAGGGTGAAGAAGACTGAGACCGTCGAAGAGAAGGCTATCGACGATTGCGATTGCCTCCAGGAGAACAGATCCAACAATTACGAGAACGTCGAGCCGGTTATCGATACGCAACCAGAGTCCAAGCAAGCGAACTACGCGAACATCGACTTCACAGAGTCTCTGGAGCACTACGAGAACAGTAAAGACCTTCTGGCAAAGAGCGGAATATCCCAGGAGGAGATCGAGAAGTTCGCCGATCAGATTAAAGAGGAGGTGCCTGAAGCAATCACCGAAGATTCGTCAAAGATATGCCAAAAGTGCGGCCACCTGAAGGATAGAGAGAACGATTACTTGGTGATGGATCCTGAGAAGCAAACGCCAAAGAAACCATTCCCTGGTTACCTACCGATGCAACCGGCTCACAATGCCTGCTCGAGGGAGGTCCTGTCGAGGATCTGCAGCGGCATAAAAAGCTCGAGCAATCCCGCGTTGTCCGGATCAGCGTCAACCGATAGCGGGAAGAAACGATCCGACTCCGAGTTTCGTGTTCCTGGCTCGGCGATGTTGTCTAGCCCGTACCTCAGACGTCGTTACTTTGACGGAAACGGCACGGAGTCTAACGGGAACATCAGTTTACTGTTGAGAAAACGATCATACTCCGCGGAGTCCGCTCATTATCTGGACGACGAGAACCACACGTTCCCGTCGACCCTCACCATCCACAAGTGCTCGAGCGAAGCTGACAAGGCTTCTCTGGTCACGGGAGACACGCACGCCTCGTGCGTTACTTCTGAAACGAAGAACGGCCAAGAGAACGTGCAGCTGTCGCTAGCCTCGCCTCAGCCGTCGTTCATCAAGATCCGACGTTCTTCTTCCGTGCCGTCGAAGACAGGTCACAACAGAGACTCTTCGAGCAGCAACGACTCTGGCGTCTCCACCGGGTCCCTCAGTCACAGAACCGCCGAGTTCGTCGAGTTCGAGCTGTCCATAACGCCGTCGACCTCGACGAGAAAACAGAACGTGTTATCCGTTTATCGGAAGAGTCCACCACCCACGTGTTACCATAGCAGCTTACCAAGGAAATCAAAATCCAGCGATCCGCTCCGAGAGTTGTCCTTTCAGTTTCAAAAGATCAAAATACCTACCAAGTCCTCGTCGGCGGAGGCTGACATACCCACGTGTTTGCCAAAAGGAGCGAAGGGTTTCAACAGTCCTGGGGAAGTGTCTAGCGCCCCTTACATCGACTCGCGGAGCACCAGCAGCGGTACATCCGACATGTCCGACTACATCGAGACGTTGTCGTTGTCGTCTCACTCGTCGTCCGATACGCCAGACAGTCTGag ACTGGGTGGCAGAGCAGTGGCAACGACGCTTCGTCCACGTAGCGGAAAGGAATATTACAAGATCGACCGAAGTATTCTCGTCGAGCAAGGAAGAACGTTAACGACGCCATCCGCTAATTACGCGAACATCACCCCGGTGCTCGAGAAAAGCGAGTCCCCTTCGCCTGGATACATGAGTAGCTCACCCTTCGAACAACCGCAACCTACGCGCGAACACTTTTTGTTTCCTGAT GAGGCTTGA